CTCGGTGAAGAATACCGAAGACGTCGAGCGCTACCTGCAGTTGCCGAGCCTCGGCATTGTGCCGGACTTTGATGCTCTGCCGGATCAGTCGACCACGTATGGGTATGGCTCGCGGAGCCGGACGAAAGCGGCGGGCGTCGCTGCCAAATTCCTCGGACGCTCCACGGATGAATTTGACGAGACTTTGGACGGTGCTTCCGCATCCGACGGTCACGCCATGCCGGACGCGGATCTGGTGGGTGAAGAAACCGTGGCTGCGGCTGATGGCCAGATGCAGTTGGTCGGGGCCGTGCCGGAGTCCGATAGCTCGCTGGTGCTGGCTCAAGGCAACGACTCGGTTGTCTCGGAAGCCTACCGCACCTTGCGTACCGCGATTCTTTTCTCGACCCCCGAAGAAGCGCCGCAAACGATGATGTTCACCAGCGCGCTTGAATCCGAGGGCAAGACGACCACCAGCCTGAACACGGCGATCGTGTTCGCACGCCTCGGCGCGCGCGTGCTGATCATCGATGCGGATATGCGGCGCGCGAGCTGTCATGGGCGTTTTGGGGTGAGTAATGATTACGGGCTGTCCGAGGTCCTGACCGGACAGCGTGAACTCGACGAGGTTGTGGTGAAAACCAAGGTCGACGGCGTCCAGATGCTGACCGCGGGTGCCTTGCCGCCCAACCCGACTGAATTGCTGGCGTCGAGTGCGATGGAAAAGCTGCTCGCGCGATGTGCCGAGCATTTCGATTACGTGATTGTCGACTCGCCGCCGGTCATGGCCGTGAATGATGCCGTGGTCATGGGGCATATGGTCGACGGTGTGGTCATGGTGGTGCGCGCGCATCATACCCCGCGCCAGATCCTGCAGCGGGCCGAGGCCCGATTGCTGCAGGCCCGTAGCCATGTGCTGGGCGTTCTGCTCAATAAGGTCGATGCCAAAACGGATAACTACGCGACCTATTACGGCGGTAAATACTATTCGACGTACTATGCCGGCGAAGATACCCGTGGCGGCAACGGCCAGACGCCGGCCTGAGCCGGGGGCCGATTTCCGTTGATTCCCGCCAGCCGTCACGCAAAAAAGACACGTCGCGGTGGCATAGCCGAGATCTGTGATCGATTGGTTACAGCCGGGCTGATTTTCATCATCGTATTCGCACCCTCTGCCTTCGGGTCGGTGCATCCGCAGGCCTATGGTCTGCTCGAGATCGCGGCCTGCGGGTTGGTGATCGTGTGGCTGGTCAAGCTGCGCTTTGGTGTGGGGTCCGGCGGGCTTTCTTCGCGGAACGCGGGCCTGCCGGCCGTGCCGCGGATGCTCTGGGCGCCGCTGGTCGGGTTTCTCGGTGTTGTTCTCCTGCAAATCCTGCCATTGCCGCCAGCCTTGCTGGGTGCGATTTCGCCTTCGACATACGCAACCTATGAGTTGTCGCTGCCCGGATGGCCCGAGAAGGCACCCTACGAAGATACCGTGCGTGCCTTGCTGGTGCGTGATGATGCGGGCGTGCAGGCAGCAGATCTGGCTCAACCGGTCGCTTTGCCGGCGGTTGGTGATGTCGAGAAGTTCGATCTGCAGACGGTCGTCCCGGATGCCTGGGGTCGCCTGCCGGGCGAGCCGTTGCTCGAGCGTAACGAGCGCATGTTGCTCGAGCGTTGGGTCGGCAGCGAACACGCCGGGTTCTTTTCTTCGTGGCGAACCATCTCGCTGGATCCGTCGCGCACGCTGGCTGAATTGCTGAAGATCCTCGCCTATCTGGCGGTGTTTGCGGTGGTGACGTTCTATCCGCTGGAGCCCGGATCGCGCGAGGATCAGAGGTTCCAGCGCCGCCTCCTGCAGGCGGTTGCCTTTACGGCCATTGCGGTGGCGGCGGTCGGTTTGCTGCAACGGATGTCCTGGAATGGCAAGATCCTGTGGTTCTTCGTGCCCTGGGATTGGGGGGAGCCGCGATTGGCCAACCCGCAGACCAGCGGGCCTTTTGTGAGTCGAAACAACTTTGGCGGGTATCTGGCGTTGACCTTGCCGTTGGTGCTGGCGCCGCTGCTGGCGCGCACGCGGATCGATTTGCGACGTCCACGCCTGACGACGCAGGTGATCTTCGGGGCAGGGGCTGCGATCTGCGGCACGGCGTTGTTTTTCAGTTTGTCGCGCGGGTCATGGGGGGCGGCAGCTGTCAGTTTGAGCGTGTTTCTCTTCCTGCTGGTGCGGCATGTACCAGTCGAGAAGCGGGCCGGCTTTCTCGCCGGTCGGCGGGCCGGCATGCAGGTTGGAGCCGGAGTGGCAGCAGTCATGTTACTCTTTGTGCTCTTGCCGAGCGGTGGGGCCGAGATGGGCAGTGATATTGACCGTCGGCTCGAGCAGACGGTCAGCAACTCGGCAAGTTGGGATTCACGCGTCGAGGGTTGGCGCGACTCGGTGCCGATGATCACGGACTACCCTTTGCTGGGGGTTGGACTGTCGTCTTGGGGCGTTGCCTTTCCGCAATATGATGAGTCGTTTTTCTTCGGCTCGCAGGCCCGGCGTGCGCACAACGATTACATCCAGCTGTTTGCCGAGACCGGTTTGGTCGGCGGCCTGATGCTGGTGTTCGCGTGCGTGGTGGTCGCGCGGCGGTTTTTGCGGGTGCTGCGGACGCGGTCGGATAGCGCGTATGTTTTGCAGCTGGCGATTGGGGCGGGGCTGCTGGCGTTGCTGATTCATGAATTTGTGGATTTCGATCTGCAGATGCCGGGAATCGCGATCACGGCGGTACTGCTCTTGGGGATCGGTTTGCGTGGGGGTTGGCGGGTCGATGCGAGCGCAACCGATACTTCGGGGCAACGCACCTTGGAGCGTCCGTTGTCGATCACATCCTCCAATTTGTCGGCTGTGGTGGTGGTTGTGTTTCTGGTGCTGGTATTCTCCCAACGTACGCCGGGTGCTAGTCGCGAGGCTCCGCGCGGGATGATGGCTTCCTTGCGTTCGATCGCGGACTTTCCAGTGGATTCAAACGCCCATTTGAACCTGAGTGTGCGGTTCTCGGATATGTCACTCACGCTGGCCCAGTCGTCGGTGAATGCGGCTGTGATGATCAATCCGAGTAGCCCTGGCGCGCGAGATGCACGCGCCGTGCTGGCGACACGACTTGGCAACCGGGACATGGCTCTCGCGGATATTGAAGAGTCGATGTTTCGCGCACCCTCCCGTGTGCTGCATCCTGTGCTTTCGGTTGCAGAGGTTTCTTGGCTGAGTAAGGAGGTTCGCGAGGCGACCGAGCGGGGGTTTCGGCGTGCGATGAAAAGTGAAGGTTATCGTGCCGCGGTTTCTCTGGCGGCCTTTTATTCGGACATTTCGTCGCATTCGGTTGCAGCAGAGGTGTGGCTCCAAGCCGCCGATCTCGCCCCACGACACGCCGACAAGGCTATTTTTCTACGGCAGGCCGCCCGAGAACTTGTCAAAGCTGGCGACTTGGCTCAGAGCGAAGTTCTGATTCGACGATCGATTGCAATGGCCCCTTCGTCCTTGAAGAGCCGGAGAGTGTTGATAACTGAGATTTTGGGGAGACAGGATAATCTCTCGGCGGCGGTTGAGGAGTTTTCTCGAGGCATCGAATCGGGAATTGACGAATATGAATTGACCCTCGCTCTCGCGGATGCAGGGCGCCTGTCTCAAGTTCCCGAGTTTGAAGTCAGAAAGCTTGAACACGCAATTAGGGTAAATCCGTTTAAGCCGAAGGCCCGGCTTCGGCTCGGCAAGATATATCTCGCCCGACGTCGATATGATCTTGCCGCCCAAGAATTTAGGCTTGCAACCAATTACTCACCGAGATTAGGGGAAGCTTGGTATCTTCTGGGGTTGGCCTCCGAGCGTGCTTATGATTTCGACACAGCGACCTCGGCCTACCAGAGAGCGGCTGACATTGCGCCGCAAAGTGCAAAATTTGCTCGCGGGTTGGCTGTTTTTTCGGCTCGGCAAGATATCGGTTCCGACCTAGGGGGGGATAGGTGATTGGTTCTTCCAGTTTCCTTTGCATGGATCGTTTAGAAATCAGGCTTTGGTACATTCCAATAGTTGGAGGGTTTGGGTGGTGAAGTCAGAAGTGGATTTTTTGATCTTGGGAGCTGCGAAAAGCGGAACAACGGCGCTCGCACAAGACCTGTCGTTTCGCGAGGATGTTTTCATTCCAGAGGTTAAGGAGGTGGAGTTTTTCAGTTCCGACAAATCGTTTGCGCGCGGATCAAAGTTTTACGAATCCCATTTCAAGGGCGCGCCCACCGAGGCGCTCGTGGGCGATGCTTCTCCTCAGTACCTGTATCGCGATGTGGCCGCAGAGCGAATTCGAGGATACTTTCCGGATCAGCCGCCAAAGATGGTCGTGATGTTGCGGAATCCAATCGCCCGCGCGTACTCGTCCTATTGGCAGGCTCGCGCAATCGGTGGGGAGTCACGCAGTTTCGAAGATGCGATACGAGAAGAGCGAAATCGTATTCACCGGCAGCCGTCTGATCCTTCGGGGCGAACTCTGGGAGCTTTTGTTGGAGCCGGCCTTTATGGAGTTCAGCTTGCGCGGTATCTGAACTTGTTTCCACTCAGTAGTTTTCTAGTGATCATTAGTGAGGAATACCGGAGCGAGCCAAGCACGGTCCGCCCGCGCATCGCAAGTTGGTTGGGCCTTACTCGCGGAAGGTGGTCGGGGTCCGCCGCAAGTGCAAATGTCGCTCGTCTTCCGAAAAGTTCTATCGTCAATCAGGTAGTTAGGGGGGCCTATCCCGGGAGGGCGTCGGTCGCTAGGATTTTGCCGAGGGTAATGCGTCATCGGATCAAGAACGCGATTGACCGACGCAATATGGAGACGATTAGGACGCCACCCCTGAGTCGAGATCAATTCAACCGACTTCATGAAATCTTCTTACCGGACGTACAAAATCTGACCCGATTGCTGCCTGTGGATCTCGCGCCTTGGGGCGGGTTAGATCTTAACCGTGGGCTTCGAATCCGATGAGGGTAAGCCGCAGGGAATCGAAGCGCATTGTGGTGCCTTCACCCGCTGGACAAAAGCCTATTTACTTGTTGGCTATTCTGGCACTTTCACTGCCCGTCTGGGCCTGGGGAATGCCGGGCGCATCCCTGATTGCTCATATGGTAGGCTTCGCGACAATTGCGTTCGCGTGTCTGGTTGTCGGCCAGCCTCATCCAATCGCTCCGCTGGGGGCATTTGTGGTTGGGTTCGCCCTCTATACATTGTCGTTCCCTATATTGGTGCTGCTTGGCTACTCTGAGGCGTCAGAGATCATCGTAGCCGAGGGGGTTTGGCTCATGGGATTCGGCCTGCTGGCGTATTCCCTCGGCATTTCATCGTTGAGTCTTGGGTGGCGGCCTTTGACAAGAATTCGTCTCGCGGATTTTCGCAATACCGCGCCACCGACCTGGCTAATTATCAGTCTCGCAATTTTGGCCGCAGTGCCCATGTACTTTGCCGTGGCGGGCGGCCTTAGCAAGCAGGGCCTTCGGGGCTCCTCAATCAAGACTTGGGTGTTGTTTGCCAACATTTTGACACTCTATTGTGGGATGAAGTATGGCGCACTTGAGGCCGCTAGGAAGAGTTCGCAAGCCTTGTT
This region of Candidatus Binatia bacterium genomic DNA includes:
- a CDS encoding O-antigen ligase family protein; translated protein: MVTAGLIFIIVFAPSAFGSVHPQAYGLLEIAACGLVIVWLVKLRFGVGSGGLSSRNAGLPAVPRMLWAPLVGFLGVVLLQILPLPPALLGAISPSTYATYELSLPGWPEKAPYEDTVRALLVRDDAGVQAADLAQPVALPAVGDVEKFDLQTVVPDAWGRLPGEPLLERNERMLLERWVGSEHAGFFSSWRTISLDPSRTLAELLKILAYLAVFAVVTFYPLEPGSREDQRFQRRLLQAVAFTAIAVAAVGLLQRMSWNGKILWFFVPWDWGEPRLANPQTSGPFVSRNNFGGYLALTLPLVLAPLLARTRIDLRRPRLTTQVIFGAGAAICGTALFFSLSRGSWGAAAVSLSVFLFLLVRHVPVEKRAGFLAGRRAGMQVGAGVAAVMLLFVLLPSGGAEMGSDIDRRLEQTVSNSASWDSRVEGWRDSVPMITDYPLLGVGLSSWGVAFPQYDESFFFGSQARRAHNDYIQLFAETGLVGGLMLVFACVVVARRFLRVLRTRSDSAYVLQLAIGAGLLALLIHEFVDFDLQMPGIAITAVLLLGIGLRGGWRVDASATDTSGQRTLERPLSITSSNLSAVVVVVFLVLVFSQRTPGASREAPRGMMASLRSIADFPVDSNAHLNLSVRFSDMSLTLAQSSVNAAVMINPSSPGARDARAVLATRLGNRDMALADIEESMFRAPSRVLHPVLSVAEVSWLSKEVREATERGFRRAMKSEGYRAAVSLAAFYSDISSHSVAAEVWLQAADLAPRHADKAIFLRQAARELVKAGDLAQSEVLIRRSIAMAPSSLKSRRVLITEILGRQDNLSAAVEEFSRGIESGIDEYELTLALADAGRLSQVPEFEVRKLEHAIRVNPFKPKARLRLGKIYLARRRYDLAAQEFRLATNYSPRLGEAWYLLGLASERAYDFDTATSAYQRAADIAPQSAKFARGLAVFSARQDIGSDLGGDR